In the Candidatus Methylomirabilis lanthanidiphila genome, one interval contains:
- a CDS encoding HEPN domain-containing protein has product MNTAGDRWLEFARQDLRMAELALNEGIYNQVCFHSQQCVEKYIKALLTNLGKTVPRTHSVIDLLGLLPPDCLQHLRDDLAQLDIFYIPTRYPDALPGSLAEGLPGRSEAQEAIALARACWREAGVKNTEK; this is encoded by the coding sequence ATGAACACGGCAGGTGATCGTTGGCTGGAATTTGCCCGGCAGGATTTACGGATGGCGGAACTTGCCCTAAATGAGGGTATTTATAATCAAGTCTGTTTTCACAGCCAGCAATGCGTGGAGAAATACATAAAGGCCCTGCTGACAAATCTGGGTAAAACAGTTCCTCGTACCCACTCGGTTATTGATCTGCTTGGACTGCTGCCGCCGGATTGCCTTCAGCATTTACGAGACGATTTGGCCCAACTGGATATCTTTTATATTCCAACCCGGTACCCCGATGCGTTGCCGGGCTCTTTAGCGGAAGGGCTGCCGGGCAGGTCAGAAGCGCAAGAGGCCATTGCCCTGGCTCGCGCTTGCTGGAGAGAAGCAGGTGTAAAAAATACGGAGAAGTGA
- the uvrB gene encoding UvrABC system protein B translates to MSRALRPGLYEALVNQALVEAVAIAKREGLECFEEAMDPGDSHETLARYVFEALLRNLRELPNDEKIKRQVALSNQLLSLLASRSNEFETAAAIPLPARVLYAVARTLGGLGGREAGPSVQRPDIPLSQSDLLVNARGEPRVGHALAGEIPSADRIDLLCAFLKWNGLRVLLEPLRSYLAQGRPLRVITTTYIGATERRVLDALVEMGAQVKVTYETQSTRLHAKAWLFYRDTGYSTAYIGSSNLSHSALLDGLEWNVRLSQVANGPVVEKFASTFDSYWEDPTFEPYDSNRDGIRFDQAVRAIQKTDFLDLAPLDVHPYPHQSEILERLQGQRERHHHHRNLVVAATGTGKTVIAALDYKRSTAQKPGAYPRLLFVAHRKEILQQTLRTFRTILRDGGFGELYVDGHRPDEWQHVFGSIQSLSTLEIEGIPRDYFEIVIVDEFHHAAAPTYRRLLTHLAPRELLGLTGTPERADGNNVLEYFDGRIAAELRLWEALDRGLLCPFQYFGVHDDVDLSRVRWKRAGYDPAALDKLYTGDHARVRLIVSAIEKTVANPRAMRALGFCVSVAHAEFMAREFQRSGLPALAVSAETGRGDRDQALRDLKSGNINVLFAVDLFNEGVDVPEIDTVLFLRPTESTTIFLQQLGRGLRHAHGKNCLTVLDFIGQAHQRFRFDLRFRALTGATRAEIGPAIQAGFPHLPPGCSIRLDRVASALVLDNVRSAVGSTLKSLENELRTFGRDLALQEFLREAAIDPEDLYRVRGWTWTELRRRVELPTDPPGPDEAILARGVRRILHMDDPRRLAFFRQCLTEGKPPLAEALAEGERRMLLGLHFCLWGTNQKWANLTLALEQLWQNTAFVKELLELLGVLEDRATSLPVPLEQALGRTHPVPLCIHSQYQLDEVLTAFGLMDLGRPFRIREGVKYDRETKSDLLFVTLEKAEAHYSPTTLYRDYAISPTLFHWESQSTTTEQSETGQRYVHHERTGSHVLLFVRQRIREGDRTQPYTFLGPARYVRHSGERPMAIVWELQRPMPARFFSESKLAAA, encoded by the coding sequence ATGAGTAGGGCACTTAGGCCTGGGCTTTATGAAGCGCTTGTGAACCAAGCGCTAGTCGAAGCAGTCGCTATTGCCAAGCGCGAGGGCCTCGAGTGCTTCGAAGAAGCTATGGACCCTGGGGACTCGCATGAGACCCTGGCCCGCTACGTATTTGAGGCGCTTCTGAGGAACTTGCGTGAACTGCCTAATGACGAGAAGATCAAGCGCCAAGTCGCGCTAAGCAATCAACTGCTGAGTCTTCTCGCGTCACGTAGCAATGAGTTCGAGACGGCTGCTGCCATTCCCCTCCCGGCCCGCGTTCTGTACGCTGTGGCCAGAACGCTAGGAGGCCTTGGTGGAAGGGAAGCCGGACCATCAGTCCAGCGACCTGACATTCCGCTATCACAGTCCGACCTTCTCGTTAATGCACGCGGCGAGCCGCGCGTTGGGCACGCACTAGCCGGAGAAATTCCTTCTGCAGACCGGATCGACTTGCTGTGCGCATTTCTGAAGTGGAACGGGCTTCGGGTCCTGCTCGAACCGCTGCGGAGCTACCTGGCGCAAGGTCGCCCCCTGCGCGTTATCACCACGACCTACATCGGCGCCACGGAACGGCGCGTGCTCGACGCGCTGGTGGAGATGGGGGCGCAGGTTAAAGTCACCTATGAAACTCAGAGCACACGACTACATGCGAAAGCATGGCTCTTTTACCGGGACACGGGTTATTCGACTGCGTACATCGGTTCCTCGAATCTTTCCCACTCAGCGCTTCTCGACGGGCTCGAGTGGAACGTTCGATTGTCGCAAGTTGCGAACGGACCTGTCGTCGAAAAATTCGCCTCGACCTTCGACAGTTATTGGGAAGATCCAACGTTTGAACCGTACGATTCTAACCGTGACGGCATACGATTCGATCAGGCAGTACGAGCCATACAGAAAACCGATTTTCTGGACCTGGCCCCGCTGGATGTGCATCCTTATCCACATCAAAGCGAAATTCTCGAACGACTGCAGGGACAGCGAGAACGCCACCATCACCATCGCAATCTCGTCGTTGCCGCGACCGGAACCGGTAAGACCGTTATTGCGGCGCTTGACTACAAGCGGAGCACAGCGCAGAAGCCCGGTGCCTACCCCAGGCTGCTTTTCGTTGCTCACCGCAAAGAGATCCTGCAGCAAACCTTGAGAACGTTTCGTACGATCCTTCGTGATGGTGGTTTCGGGGAATTGTATGTCGACGGTCACCGGCCCGATGAGTGGCAGCATGTGTTCGGTTCCATTCAATCCCTCAGCACACTCGAGATAGAAGGCATCCCTCGCGATTACTTTGAGATCGTCATCGTTGATGAGTTCCACCACGCTGCAGCGCCCACCTATCGGCGCCTCCTCACGCATCTGGCCCCGCGAGAGCTTCTGGGTCTTACCGGAACTCCGGAACGCGCCGACGGCAATAATGTACTCGAATATTTTGACGGTCGCATTGCGGCGGAGCTTCGGCTCTGGGAAGCCCTCGATCGTGGGCTTCTTTGTCCATTTCAGTACTTCGGTGTTCATGACGATGTTGACCTGTCTCGAGTGCGATGGAAGCGAGCTGGCTACGATCCGGCGGCTCTCGATAAATTGTACACGGGTGACCACGCCCGTGTGCGGCTCATTGTGAGCGCGATTGAGAAGACGGTCGCTAATCCACGCGCCATGCGCGCCTTGGGCTTCTGTGTGAGCGTTGCCCACGCCGAGTTCATGGCACGCGAATTTCAGCGGAGCGGACTCCCCGCCTTAGCCGTTTCCGCGGAAACTGGCCGCGGAGATCGCGACCAAGCGCTGCGGGACCTCAAAAGTGGCAACATCAACGTGCTATTCGCCGTAGACCTTTTCAACGAAGGGGTAGACGTTCCAGAGATCGACACCGTACTGTTCCTGCGTCCTACGGAAAGCACAACCATCTTTCTTCAGCAACTCGGTCGCGGTCTTCGGCACGCGCACGGGAAGAACTGTCTGACCGTTCTAGACTTCATTGGTCAAGCGCATCAGCGATTCCGCTTCGACCTTCGTTTCCGAGCGCTGACGGGAGCAACACGAGCTGAAATAGGTCCCGCGATCCAAGCGGGGTTTCCGCACCTGCCGCCGGGCTGCTCGATCCGGCTCGATCGAGTCGCATCGGCACTTGTACTTGATAACGTCAGGAGTGCGGTTGGCAGCACCCTCAAGAGCCTCGAAAATGAGCTCCGGACATTCGGGCGCGACCTGGCTCTCCAGGAGTTTCTACGCGAAGCGGCAATCGATCCAGAAGACCTTTACCGTGTCCGCGGCTGGACCTGGACGGAGTTGCGCAGGCGAGTTGAGCTTCCAACAGACCCACCCGGACCGGACGAGGCGATACTTGCTCGCGGTGTTCGACGAATTCTCCACATGGATGACCCGAGGCGTCTCGCCTTCTTCCGGCAGTGTCTTACCGAAGGCAAACCGCCTCTTGCGGAAGCCCTCGCAGAAGGTGAGCGCCGGATGCTGCTGGGTCTCCACTTCTGCCTCTGGGGAACCAATCAGAAATGGGCGAATCTTACGCTCGCACTGGAACAGCTTTGGCAAAATACGGCGTTTGTGAAAGAACTGCTGGAACTGCTCGGCGTTTTGGAAGACCGTGCAACAAGCCTCCCCGTTCCGCTGGAACAGGCCTTGGGCCGGACCCATCCGGTGCCCCTTTGCATCCACAGCCAGTATCAGCTTGACGAGGTCCTCACTGCATTTGGTCTGATGGATTTAGGTCGCCCGTTCCGGATTCGGGAAGGAGTAAAATATGACCGAGAAACCAAATCAGACCTCTTATTTGTTACGCTGGAGAAGGCTGAAGCCCACTACTCACCAACGACGCTCTACAGGGATTACGCGATCTCGCCGACGTTATTTCACTGGGAGTCGCAAAGCACGACGACAGAGCAGTCAGAGACCGGGCAGCGCTATGTTCACCATGAACGTACGGGCAGTCACGTCCTGCTGTTCGTGCGTCAACGAATCAGAGAAGGGGACCGGACGCAGCCCTACACGTTCCTGGGCCCAGCGCGGTATGTCCGGCATAGTGGCGAGCGGCCCATGGCGATCGTGTGGGAATTACAGCGGCCGATGCCGGCCCGGTTCTTCTCTGAATCGAAGTTAGCTGCAGCTTGA
- a CDS encoding transcriptional regulators, TraR/DksA family: MDQRNQTEIDSETRSAHLLALLTERRERLVARIRQALHERREESQMRDAPGSHGWGAAPEGNISLAMVAQQQQLLAQIDAAIQRHKAGTYGRCVGCGEEIPLPRLQALPFAQRCAPCQEEWEADMR, translated from the coding sequence GTGGACCAGCGTAATCAGACAGAGATTGATTCAGAGACCAGGAGTGCGCACCTCCTAGCGTTGCTGACCGAGCGGCGTGAACGGCTTGTTGCGCGGATCCGCCAGGCGCTCCACGAGCGGCGGGAGGAGTCGCAGATGCGGGACGCGCCGGGCTCGCACGGCTGGGGCGCGGCGCCGGAAGGCAATATCAGCCTGGCCATGGTGGCGCAGCAACAGCAGCTCCTGGCCCAGATCGACGCGGCGATCCAGCGCCACAAGGCAGGAACCTACGGCCGCTGCGTCGGCTGCGGCGAGGAGATCCCGCTCCCCCGCCTCCAGGCCCTCCCCTTCGCCCAGCGCTGCGCGCCGTGTCAGGAAGAATGGGAGGCAGACATGCGATGA
- a CDS encoding HNH endonuclease, with protein MDTDKVLVLNNSFEPLHVCTARRAIILLYTGKAERIEDGPRVIHSPSIAIIIPAVIRLHRYVKRPVIPAVSFNKKNILKRDGYTCQYCGRNGGERMTIDHVIPRSLGGRTIWENVVSACRACNVKKGSKPLHEASMSLLRKPAKPVSVVYLGIMFYSPHGIGSWSKYLPRGAGGELSGSLS; from the coding sequence ATGGACACTGACAAAGTATTGGTATTGAATAACTCGTTTGAGCCCCTCCACGTCTGCACCGCGCGAAGAGCCATTATTCTGCTGTACACCGGCAAGGCCGAACGGATTGAGGACGGTCCGCGCGTCATCCACTCCCCTTCGATTGCCATCATCATTCCGGCCGTGATCCGTCTCCATCGCTACGTGAAGCGTCCTGTTATTCCCGCGGTCTCCTTTAACAAAAAGAATATCTTGAAGCGGGACGGCTATACCTGTCAGTACTGCGGACGAAACGGCGGCGAGCGGATGACCATCGATCATGTGATTCCCCGGTCGCTGGGCGGGCGGACCATCTGGGAGAATGTGGTAAGCGCCTGCCGCGCCTGCAATGTGAAGAAGGGGAGCAAGCCCCTGCACGAGGCCAGCATGAGCCTGCTCCGTAAGCCTGCCAAGCCGGTCTCGGTCGTCTATCTCGGCATCATGTTCTATTCCCCGCACGGGATCGGGTCCTGGAGCAAGTACCTCCCGCGCGGCGCAGGGGGGGAGCTGTCGGGCTCCCTCTCCTGA
- a CDS encoding MarR family transcriptional regulator, which produces MAACACSSIRKAARAVTELYDRILKPSGLRVTQFALLHVLASGGSTTITRLGQILVIDRTTMTRNLKPLVNQGLITIEAGQDQRTRVVTLTPSGREALAKALPLWEKAQTRVVEGLGRQRWSTLLADLSAVIALARLE; this is translated from the coding sequence GTGGCGGCGTGTGCCTGTTCCAGTATTCGCAAGGCAGCACGGGCAGTCACAGAGCTCTATGACCGAATTCTAAAACCGAGCGGTTTGCGGGTAACTCAGTTCGCGTTGCTACACGTCCTCGCAAGTGGGGGTTCGACTACCATCACGCGCCTCGGTCAGATATTGGTCATAGACCGAACTACAATGACGCGCAACCTGAAGCCGCTAGTAAATCAGGGATTGATCACGATCGAAGCGGGCCAGGACCAGCGCACGAGGGTGGTGACGCTGACACCCTCCGGCCGGGAGGCTCTGGCAAAGGCTTTGCCGCTTTGGGAAAAGGCTCAAACACGTGTCGTCGAAGGGCTGGGTCGCCAACGCTGGAGCACGTTACTGGCCGATTTGTCAGCAGTGATCGCCCTAGCCCGCTTAGAGTGA
- a CDS encoding fibronectin-binding protein, translating into MDAFCLAAIIQELQAVLPGAEINRVQQLDRWSLLLVFYGRQGPGGLVLSVKPGAPRIELVSPPRKSSVPSSRFGDLVASKTKGALIEAVEQVGLDRIMAIQMRGGPLPGSTALTTGEAAMTLYIEMLGPASNVFLVDRVTGTMIDRLRAASGRAGNETPEPGAPYHPPFDGDRVDSRSVGLEQFQEVVSARLAEGMDAPRVLSTGFAGLNTVMARELAARSGISTRASLDQQARALWKSFRELMDRVTAAAFEPRLLMGSDGKPVGMAAFPLVTVPADQQVPCSTMLEALAAYHRSREQVERLDVLRVELLRRLQREIGAVERLAVKLEQEAALYRDGELHARKGRLLLANRAQIRRGQQTVELTDYADPGAPLLRIDLDPACSIEDNAQRYFALHRKAKRGAEIVGKRLTETAERLRTLRAMMKQVETAQNVDELEQVDATAARVVRRRPVQTPADSRARRSEGPEPRAFRSSDGLTILVGKSGPSNDHLTWRLARSHDLWLHAQGIHGSHVLVRLQKGKSAPPRTLCEAAQLAAYYSKGRGQVKVPVDYVLRKFLRKPKAAAPGAVLLTQEKTITVRPEADLVRRLHAAEDALRAEE; encoded by the coding sequence ATGGATGCCTTTTGTCTGGCCGCGATCATTCAGGAACTGCAAGCCGTCCTTCCTGGCGCCGAGATTAACCGCGTTCAGCAGCTCGATCGGTGGAGTCTGCTGCTGGTCTTTTACGGGAGACAAGGGCCGGGCGGGCTCGTGCTGTCCGTTAAGCCTGGCGCGCCAAGAATCGAGTTGGTCTCGCCGCCGCGCAAGTCTTCCGTGCCCTCGTCGAGGTTCGGGGATCTTGTTGCGTCAAAGACCAAAGGGGCGCTGATCGAAGCGGTCGAGCAGGTGGGGTTGGATCGGATCATGGCGATCCAGATGCGCGGCGGCCCGCTGCCTGGTTCGACGGCGCTCACCACAGGCGAGGCGGCCATGACCCTATATATCGAGATGCTTGGGCCCGCGAGCAACGTGTTTCTCGTCGATCGAGTTACCGGAACGATGATTGATCGCCTTCGCGCGGCCTCCGGAAGAGCCGGAAATGAGACGCCTGAACCTGGCGCGCCGTATCACCCCCCCTTCGATGGCGACCGTGTCGATTCCCGGTCTGTCGGACTAGAGCAGTTTCAAGAAGTCGTGAGCGCGCGCCTCGCTGAAGGGATGGATGCGCCGCGTGTGCTTTCGACCGGCTTCGCCGGGCTCAACACAGTGATGGCCAGGGAGCTGGCGGCCCGTTCCGGCATCTCAACGCGCGCCTCTCTTGACCAACAGGCGCGTGCCCTATGGAAGTCGTTTCGCGAACTCATGGACCGCGTGACCGCTGCTGCCTTCGAACCCCGGCTGCTCATGGGGAGCGATGGAAAGCCTGTCGGTATGGCGGCCTTTCCGCTCGTCACGGTTCCTGCCGATCAGCAGGTTCCTTGTTCTACGATGTTGGAGGCGCTTGCCGCTTATCACAGAAGTCGTGAGCAGGTTGAACGGCTGGATGTCCTTCGGGTTGAGCTGCTGCGTCGGCTGCAGCGCGAGATCGGAGCGGTGGAGCGGCTTGCGGTTAAACTCGAGCAAGAGGCCGCTCTCTATCGTGATGGCGAACTGCACGCCCGTAAAGGCCGACTCCTGCTGGCCAATCGGGCTCAGATTCGGCGTGGACAGCAGACGGTTGAGCTTACCGACTACGCCGATCCTGGAGCGCCATTGCTGCGCATCGATCTGGATCCGGCCTGCTCGATTGAAGACAATGCTCAGCGCTATTTCGCCCTGCACCGCAAGGCGAAACGCGGCGCAGAGATTGTCGGCAAGCGTCTCACGGAGACGGCGGAGCGGCTCCGTACGCTGCGGGCCATGATGAAGCAGGTCGAGACGGCGCAGAACGTGGACGAACTGGAGCAGGTTGACGCTACTGCGGCTCGTGTGGTGAGGCGTCGTCCGGTTCAGACGCCGGCAGACTCGCGCGCGCGGCGGTCGGAAGGCCCGGAGCCGCGCGCCTTCCGCTCCTCGGACGGCCTGACGATTCTGGTCGGTAAAAGCGGGCCAAGCAACGATCACCTGACCTGGCGGCTTGCCCGATCGCACGATCTGTGGCTTCATGCCCAAGGTATCCACGGCTCGCATGTCCTCGTTCGCCTGCAGAAAGGGAAATCGGCCCCGCCGCGAACCCTGTGCGAGGCGGCGCAACTCGCGGCCTATTACAGTAAGGGGCGCGGGCAGGTCAAGGTGCCGGTCGACTATGTCCTGCGGAAATTCCTGAGGAAGCCGAAGGCTGCCGCGCCGGGGGCCGTACTGCTCACGCAGGAGAAGACGATCACGGTTCGGCCTGAGGCTGACCTGGTTCGCCGACTGCATGCCGCTGAAGACGCTCTCCGCGCCGAGGAGTGA
- a CDS encoding DNA polymerase III subunit beta, whose product MLDQELNRYVRLLTEHGPPEKVILFGTLAKGRVHEWSDIDLVIVERTQLPFFQRIKNIRKLLKPQVGIDIMVYTPEEFDQLCTDRPFFKEEIVAKGKIVYEHGR is encoded by the coding sequence TTGCTGGATCAGGAGTTGAACCGCTACGTTCGCCTATTAACGGAGCACGGGCCCCCAGAAAAGGTAATTTTATTCGGCACCTTGGCGAAGGGACGGGTTCACGAATGGTCCGACATCGATTTGGTAATCGTTGAACGGACCCAACTGCCCTTTTTTCAACGGATCAAAAATATTCGGAAACTCCTTAAACCTCAAGTCGGTATAGATATCATGGTGTACACCCCGGAGGAATTTGATCAATTGTGTACTGATCGACCTTTTTTTAAAGAAGAAATCGTTGCCAAGGGGAAAATCGTCTATGAACACGGCAGGTGA
- a CDS encoding cold-shock protein → MKGKVKWFNVTKRFGFVVRDDGGQDAFVHASDVEGGATLRENDTVEFDLGQDDRGRAKAVRVRVIQG, encoded by the coding sequence ATGAAAGGCAAAGTGAAGTGGTTCAATGTGACGAAGCGGTTTGGGTTCGTTGTGCGGGACGATGGAGGACAGGATGCATTCGTCCACGCGAGCGACGTAGAGGGAGGCGCGACCCTAAGGGAAAACGATACGGTCGAGTTCGACCTGGGTCAGGATGATCGTGGCCGCGCGAAAGCGGTCCGGGTCCGGGTCATACAGGGGTAA
- a CDS encoding Exopolyphosphatase — protein MAVYAAIDIGTNTLRLIVAEAVSADHYTVLHEEQTIGRLGEGLLPSRLLQDTPMRRCLKVLKRFGETACRFKARHVAAVATSAVREASNREEFVAAALRESGLNIRVIDGNEEARLTLLGVRRGLRVGSRRVLVLDIGGGSTEFVLARGETIEAMVSTGLGVVKLTEAHLKSDPPTPDELEAIEQVVADRAGRLRTELPDLNGATLIATAGTPTTLAAMDLGLTVYSPARVNGHRLSMTRTRQLFQALVTRPLAERRECPSVEPGRADVMVAGTALLLTVMGVLAYDEFTASDSGLREGVLLDLIRQQAAQD, from the coding sequence ATGGCGGTCTACGCAGCTATTGATATCGGCACCAATACCCTTCGCCTCATCGTGGCCGAGGCGGTGAGCGCCGACCACTATACCGTCCTTCACGAGGAGCAGACCATCGGTCGTCTTGGTGAAGGATTACTGCCAAGCCGGCTGCTCCAGGACACGCCCATGCGGCGATGCCTGAAGGTCCTCAAGAGATTCGGCGAGACGGCCTGCCGCTTCAAGGCCCGGCATGTGGCGGCGGTTGCCACCAGTGCGGTGCGGGAGGCGAGTAATCGCGAGGAGTTTGTCGCAGCGGCGCTCCGTGAGAGCGGGCTCAACATCCGGGTGATCGACGGAAACGAGGAGGCGCGGCTCACCCTCCTCGGCGTTCGGCGCGGACTCCGCGTTGGGTCGAGGCGGGTCCTGGTGCTGGATATCGGCGGGGGGAGCACCGAGTTCGTGTTGGCCAGGGGGGAGACAATTGAGGCGATGGTGAGCACCGGCCTGGGCGTCGTCAAGCTGACTGAGGCGCATCTCAAGAGCGATCCGCCAACCCCGGATGAGCTGGAGGCCATTGAACAGGTTGTCGCGGACCGAGCCGGACGACTTCGCACCGAACTGCCGGATCTCAATGGGGCGACGCTTATCGCCACTGCCGGGACCCCGACCACCCTTGCGGCGATGGATCTGGGGCTCACCGTCTATAGTCCCGCTCGCGTAAACGGCCATCGGCTGTCGATGACCCGGACAAGGCAACTGTTTCAGGCGTTGGTGACCAGACCGCTGGCCGAGCGGCGTGAATGCCCGTCCGTAGAGCCGGGGCGGGCTGATGTGATGGTGGCCGGTACCGCCCTTCTCCTGACGGTGATGGGCGTACTTGCCTACGACGAGTTCACGGCCAGCGACAGCGGTCTGCGTGAAGGAGTCCTCCTGGACCTCATCAGACAGCAGGCCGCGCAAGACTAA
- a CDS encoding excinuclease ABC subunit B yields MPNFKLVCDYQPKGDQPQAISKLVDGCLQGRPHQVLLGVTGSGKTFTMANVIAAVERPTLIIAHNKTLAAQLFEEFKAFFPHNAVEYFVSYYDYYQPEAYLPVTDTFIEKDSMINDQIDKLRHSATRSLLERRDVVIVASVSCIYGLGSPEAYYGMMVFLERGGVCNREAMLRKLVEIQYQRNEYDLHRGTFRVRGDVVEIFPAYADTVVRVELFGDEVEGLWEVDPVTGERIEALYRVPIYPATHYVTPRDRREAAFAAILEELNEQVASFEKAGKLLETQRLKQRTFFDLEMMREIGTCKGIENYSRHLSGRATGAAPPTLMDYLPRDALVMIDESHQTIPQIRGMYHGDRSRKKTLVEYGFRLPSALDNRPFTFEEFEQAVRQVIYVSATPGPYELTKVKGEIVEQIIRPTGLIDPEIQIRPIRGQIDDLIGEIRAVTARGHRVLITTLTKRMAENLTDYLAEVAIKVRYLHSDIDTLERSEIIRELRLGNFDVLVGINLLREGLDIPEVALVAILDADKEGFLRSAGSLIQTIGRAARNVEGRVVLYADTMTDSMKRAIDETERRRERQMAYNREYGITPESIKKSISTVLSSVCEKDYYTVPATPETEDADRVTQEELPAYIEQLEKEMRAAAKRLEFERAAELRDRIREMEKRHLGITEG; encoded by the coding sequence ATGCCCAATTTCAAGCTCGTCTGCGACTATCAGCCAAAGGGCGATCAACCCCAGGCGATCAGCAAGCTGGTCGATGGGTGCCTGCAGGGCAGGCCCCACCAGGTCCTCCTGGGAGTGACCGGTTCGGGCAAGACCTTTACCATGGCGAACGTGATCGCGGCGGTCGAGCGCCCGACGCTGATTATTGCCCACAACAAGACCCTGGCGGCCCAGCTCTTTGAGGAGTTCAAGGCATTCTTCCCGCACAACGCCGTTGAATACTTCGTCAGCTACTATGATTACTATCAGCCGGAGGCATACCTGCCCGTTACCGATACCTTCATCGAGAAGGATTCGATGATCAACGATCAGATCGACAAGCTGCGCCATTCGGCCACCCGGTCGCTGCTGGAGCGGCGCGACGTGGTGATCGTGGCCTCGGTATCGTGCATCTACGGCCTGGGTTCTCCTGAAGCCTATTATGGGATGATGGTCTTCCTGGAGCGGGGGGGAGTATGTAATCGGGAGGCGATGCTCCGGAAGCTGGTGGAGATCCAGTATCAGCGGAACGAGTACGATCTGCACCGCGGAACATTCAGGGTCCGGGGAGACGTGGTGGAGATCTTCCCCGCCTACGCCGATACTGTAGTCCGGGTGGAGCTGTTCGGCGACGAGGTCGAAGGGCTATGGGAGGTGGACCCGGTGACGGGCGAGCGGATCGAGGCGCTCTATCGGGTGCCGATCTATCCGGCCACGCATTATGTCACCCCCCGCGATCGTCGAGAGGCGGCCTTTGCCGCGATCCTCGAGGAGCTGAATGAACAGGTCGCGTCGTTTGAGAAGGCCGGGAAGCTCCTCGAAACACAGCGGCTGAAACAGCGCACCTTCTTTGACCTCGAAATGATGCGGGAGATCGGAACCTGCAAAGGGATCGAGAACTACTCGCGCCATCTGTCCGGTCGGGCGACGGGCGCGGCGCCCCCCACGCTGATGGACTACCTGCCGAGGGATGCTCTGGTGATGATCGATGAATCCCACCAGACGATTCCGCAAATCCGCGGCATGTATCACGGCGACCGCTCCCGCAAGAAGACGCTGGTTGAGTACGGATTTCGCCTTCCGTCCGCCCTGGATAATCGACCGTTCACCTTCGAGGAGTTTGAGCAAGCCGTGCGTCAGGTCATCTATGTATCGGCCACGCCCGGCCCCTACGAACTGACGAAGGTCAAGGGAGAGATTGTGGAGCAGATTATCCGCCCCACCGGTCTGATCGATCCTGAGATTCAGATTCGACCGATCCGCGGACAGATCGATGATCTGATCGGCGAGATCCGGGCGGTCACCGCGAGAGGCCATCGGGTCCTGATCACGACGCTGACCAAGCGGATGGCCGAGAACCTGACCGACTATCTCGCCGAGGTCGCGATTAAGGTCCGCTATCTGCACTCCGATATCGATACGCTGGAGCGGAGTGAGATTATCCGCGAGCTGCGACTGGGGAATTTCGATGTGCTGGTGGGGATCAACCTGTTGCGGGAAGGGCTGGACATCCCGGAGGTCGCGCTGGTGGCCATTCTGGATGCCGACAAGGAGGGGTTCCTGCGCTCCGCGGGCTCCCTCATTCAGACGATCGGCCGCGCCGCCAGGAACGTCGAGGGGCGGGTCGTGCTCTACGCCGATACCATGACGGATTCGATGAAGCGCGCCATCGACGAGACCGAGCGGCGACGTGAGCGCCAAATGGCCTATAACCGTGAGTACGGTATCACGCCGGAAAGCATCAAGAAGTCAATCTCTACTGTCCTTTCGAGCGTCTGCGAGAAGGACTACTATACCGTTCCGGCGACGCCCGAGACCGAGGACGCCGATCGTGTTACGCAGGAAGAGCTGCCGGCCTACATCGAACAGTTGGAGAAAGAGATGCGGGCAGCGGCGAAGCGGCTCGAGTTTGAGCGGGCGGCGGAACTCCGGGATCGCATTCGGGAGATGGAGAAGCGCCACCTCGGCATAACAGAGGGTTAG
- a CDS encoding PIN domain protein, translated as MPYFVDTSALFKRYQSEKGTASVCRILEATDQPTFISSITIIEIISNLKRLYEIDKITTEEQFLQQRSFFYEDINRLGITILDITTKDIIKAEDLILKRYMKPVDSVQLAIALNLRRDNMTFVSADRRLCRIAVEEGLNILAP; from the coding sequence ATGCCCTACTTTGTCGATACCAGCGCACTCTTCAAAAGATACCAGTCCGAAAAAGGGACAGCTTCTGTCTGCCGCATTCTCGAAGCGACCGACCAGCCGACCTTCATTTCCTCCATAACGATCATCGAGATCATCTCTAACCTTAAGAGGCTTTACGAGATCGATAAAATCACGACCGAGGAACAATTCCTCCAGCAACGTTCCTTCTTCTACGAGGACATCAACAGGCTTGGCATAACGATCCTGGACATTACCACCAAGGACATCATCAAAGCGGAGGACCTCATCCTAAAGCGGTACATGAAGCCTGTCGATAGCGTCCAGCTCGCAATAGCTTTGAACCTTCGGCGCGATAACATGACCTTTGTATCGGCAGACCGCAGACTCTGTAGAATTGCCGTAGAAGAGGGACTCAATATCCTGGCGCCGTAA